From a single Xyrauchen texanus isolate HMW12.3.18 chromosome 26, RBS_HiC_50CHRs, whole genome shotgun sequence genomic region:
- the LOC127620076 gene encoding sorting nexin-27-like encodes MAEIEGDETTRPASPSLQIPASRVNESDMVGSGSGSQTPTMVTSGPRMVQIVKSESGYGFNVRGQVSEGGQLRSINGELYAPLQHVSAVLPGGAADRAGIVKGDRILEVNGLSVEGATHKQVVDLIRAGERELMLTVLSVPAQEADGLDAGEEGTASSNYDYADKQAVPISIPTYKHVEQHSEKFVVFNVYMSGRQLCSKRYREFAILNQNLKREFSNFTFPKIPGKWPFSLSEQQLDARRRGLEEYLERVCSVRVIGESDIMQEFLSESNENHNGVTDVELRIVLPDKTTVSVRVRKNGTTDQVYQALVMKIGMDSIMASYFALFEVINHSFVRKLAPNEFPHKLYVQNYTSAVPGTCLTVRKWLFSTEEEELLRDNPLALHYCFHQAQDDVKKGFIKAEDKAYQLQKLAEQRKMAMYLSLLRSCEGYNEVMFPHCACDSRRKGHVITAVSMKHFKLHACMEDGTLENQVIVFEWSEMQRWDTDEEGMAFCFEYVRGEKKPRWVKIFTPYFNYMHECFERIFCELKWRKEVEEEASDKDNKNCSNNDYLSPLEQQKGWCHLGGEIATS; translated from the exons ATGGCGGAAATCGAGGGAGATGAGACTACTCGGCCCGCTTCTCCGTCGCTGCAAATCCCAGCGTCCCGCGTTAACGAATCCGATATGGTTGGGTCCGGTTCTGGCAGCCAGACGCCGACCATGGTGACTTCGGGTCCGCGGATGGTTCAGATTGTAAAGTCAGAATCGGGTTACGGTTTCAACGTCCGCGGTCAAGTGAGTGAAGGCGGCCAGCTGCGGAGCATTAACGGGGAGCTGTacgctcctctccagcatgtcagCGCCGTGTTACCCGGGGGTGCGGCGGACCGGGCCGGTATCGTTAAAGGAGACAGAATATTAGAGGT TAATGGTTTGAGCGTGGAGGGGGCAACACACAAGCAGGTGGTGGATCTGATTAGGGCGGGAGAGAGGGAGCTGATGTTGACCGTACTCTCCGTGCCGGCACAGGAAGCTGATGGGCTCGATGCCGGTGAAGAAGGCACTGCATCATCTAATTATGATTACGCTGACAAGCAGGCAGTCCCCATTTCAATCCCTACGTACAAACATGTGGAACAGCACTCTGAGAAATTTGTG GTCTTTAACGTGTACATGTCAGGCAGACAGCTGTGCTCAAAACGTTACAGGGAGTTTGCAATACTTAATCAGAACCTGAAGAGAGAGTTTTCCAACTTTACTTTCCCAAAGATACCAGGGAAATGGCCCTTCTCTCTGTCTGAACAGCAGCTGGATGCACGCAGGAGGGGACTGGAGGAGTATCTGGAGAGAG TGTGCTCAGTGCGGGTCATCGGTGAAAGTGACATTATGCAAGAATTTTTGTCTGAATCAAatgaa AACCACAATGGTGTAACGGACGTCGAGTTACGGATAGTGCTACCTGATAAAACCACAGTCTCTGTGAGGGTCCGGAAAAATGGCACCACTGACCAGGTTTACCAG GCTTTGGTCATGAAAATTGGAATGGACAGCATCATGGCCAGTTACTTTGCACTCTTTGAGGTTATTAACCACTCCTTTG TGCGTAAATTGGCTCCTAATGAATTCCCACACAAGCTGTATGTTCAGAACTACACATCAGCAGTGCCCGGGACATGTCTCACAGTACGCAAGTGGCTCTTCAGCACAGAGGAAGAGGAGCTGCTGCGGGACAACCCCCTGGCCCTGCACTACTGCTTTCATCAG GCACAGGATGATGTGAAGAAGGGATTCATTAAAGCAGAGGATAAGGCGTACCAGCTGCAGAAGTTGGCAGAACAGAGGAAGATGGCAATG TATTTGAGTCTTCTGCGCTCATGTGAGGGGTATAACGAGGTGATGTTCCCTCACTGTGCATGTGACTCACGGAGGAAAGGTCATGTGATTACAGCCGTCAGCATGAAGCATTTCAAACTGCATGCCTGCATGGAGGATGGCACTTTGGAG aatcaggTGATTGTCTTTGAATGGTCAGAGATGCAGAGATGGGACACCGATGAGGAGGGTATGGCCTTCTGCTTTGAGTACGTTCGAGGGGAGAAGAAACCTCGCTGGGTCAAAATATTCACTCCTTAT TTTAACTACATGCATGAGTGCTTTGAGAGGATATTCTGTGAGCTCAAATGGAGGAAAGAG GTTGAAGAAGAGGCCTCAGACAAAGACAATAAGAACTGTAGTAATAATG ATTACCTCTCCCCACTGGAGCAACAGAAGGGATGGTGCCACCTAGGGGGTGAGATTGCAACTTCTTAA